In Eleginops maclovinus isolate JMC-PN-2008 ecotype Puerto Natales chromosome 19, JC_Emac_rtc_rv5, whole genome shotgun sequence, the sequence ATCTTCATCTACCTGCTGCTCACCGGGGTCGCCTTCTTCCTCGCCTACCAGACCATCTCCGACTTCCTGGAGAAACTCAACCACCCCGTCATGTCCGTCACCTACAACGAGGTGGACTCCTTCCCGCCCCCGGGTTAGTGTTACTAAGATACAGGACGAGGGGGAGCATTTAGAAGACTGGGTTAGAAGGTAACACTCAAGTttctggacaaaaaaaacactggagACAGGAGTGTATGATTTCAGATGTTTAAGAAAGTAAAGAAGCGGTGATAGGAGttaaggattttagcctttacttGCTAGAAAGACATCAGACATCCAATTATTATTGCATAACCTTACATACTTGGGAATATCCTCATAACAGGGAGAGTATTCTGGTATTTTATGTGAGTAAGTAAAAGAAAGGGGCAAACATATAGGAAGGCTCTCACTTAAGCTACTAAAATGTAAACGCAGGCCACTTGAATTTGCATTGTTGTTTGGTGTACTGATATAATATATGATTTTTACATCCTTTTTGCTGCAGGTATCGCTCTGTATCCGGGCAGAGCTGAGCTGCTGAGCTGCAGACATCACTACCACGACTACATCCCTCCGTTAGTCGACCCCGGGACGCACCAGGAGGGGGACTGCATGATCCAAGACGTGACGTACGACGGACCGTTCAGCAACCAAACCCAGGTCAGAAGTTAAAACGATCACAGACTACAACAGGTTGCAGaagtacgtgataggctaaggggcgggacatctctaagcggtaaaccaaccacaacagaggcggccaactaaccaatcagagcagactgggctgtggtgagacagagggtgaaaagaggtgctgcagcacaggcagtatgagaaacataaagagacactacatactgatatacacctggacataagcagaagaggactctttaaagtagagactctacatactgatatacacctgaacatcagcaggagaggactctttaaagtagagactatacatactgatatacacctgaacatcagcaggagaggactctttaaagtagagacgttacatactgatatacacctgaacatcagcaggagaggactctttaaaatagagacgctacatactgatatacacctgaacatcagcaggagaggactctttaaagtagagacgctacatactgatatacacctgaacatcagcaggagaggactctttaaagtagagacactacatactgatatacacctgaacatcagcaggagaggactctttaaagcagagacactacatactgatatacacctgaacatcagcaggagaggactctttaaagtagagactctacatactgatatacacctgaacatcagcaggagaggactctttaaagtagagacactacatactgatatacacctgaacatcaacaggagaggactctttaaagtagagacactacatactgataaacacctgaacatcagcaggagaggactctttaaagtagagacactacatactgatatacacctgaacatcagcaggagaggactctttaaagtagagactctacatactgatatacacctgaacatcagcaggagaggactctttaaagtagagacactacacactgatatacacctgaacatcagcaggagaggactctttaaaatagagactctacatactgatatacacctgaacatcagcaggagaggactctttaaagtagagactctacacactgatatacacctgaacatcagcaggagaggactctttaaagtagagactctacatactgatatacacctgaacatcagcaggagaggactctttaaagtagagacactacatactgatatacacctacACTAATTGTGACCTCCTCCTCACAGAGAAAAGCTGTGGTGGTGCGCGGCCCGTCTGACGTCAGAAAAAAAGAGCTGATCTTCATGCAGTTCAGCCTCAATGAGACGGAGGAGGACTTCAGCGCCATCACCTACATGCTCTTCTCCAAGTTCAGCGACCTGACTGAGAGGTGCCGGCCaacccaaacacaaacacattgaccCGCTGACGTCCGAGCGCTGCGACATTGAAGCCTAAAAGTTTCCAGTTCATTTGAAAGTCAATTAAGTAAACAAGGAatgtgctgagtcatgtcaCTGAGTTGGTTTTCTGGCCCTCCAGTGAGAATAAGTCTGACTTCATGAGGGAGTGTGAGAGGAACTACTCCATGTGGACGTTCTCCGGAGGGTTCAGGACCTGGGTCAAGATGTCTCTGGTGAGGACGTCCGGAAAAAGCAATGAGGCGGTGGCGTTTCGGCAAGAGGTATTTATCTGTCTTTACTTAGACTATtatcattataaataaatacaacaaatgttTTGTAGAAAGGGGGGACTagtctttaaaataattgtatgtttttttaattattatttaatatttttattataatcttggaaataaaccaacatttttaataattcatttctCATTTATCTTGTATTTCTCTAGTCTGCTGTGGTGAAATTCAACGACAGAAGGCCGGACTCGGAGAAGAACAACCAGCTCTTCTTCGCCGTCTTTGAGTGGCGCGATGCTTTCATGCAAGACATCCGACTGGTACGTTCTCCCGGTCACTTTACCCTCTTTAGAACTCCTCCGTTTATCAATATCCAACCAAATGTTTCCATCTCCACGGACAGCTTGTGACGGCTAATCCCTGGAACTCCGTGGCCATCCTCTGCGGCGTCTTCATGGCTCTCTTCAAAGCCGCTAACTTTGCCAAACTCACCATCCAGTGGATCATCAAGATGAGGAAGAGGCATCTGAGGAAGAAAGCTCGGGAGCTGAGCCAAATCCAGTGAGAGGCTTCTCCAGAAACACACTGATGGCACAATTTGACAAAGTCCTGATAATACAAGTGAGTTTTATTGAGAATCGATTGGGTTTTTTAGATTAAATTACTGATCTCAAGGTGGCAAAATTATTTGTTTCGGTAGCAGCAAATTAACAATGCATCGCacattaattataatattaacaTATAAACAGTAGATATGCTTTATCTACAGAGAATccatcaaaaacacaacataaaatatagAGAAAGGGTTATTAGACCGACCTAATAATACCATGTGCACATATCCTGGTAAATACCATATGCATGTGGTTGCAGTGTAATGATTAcagaagatgaacctttatttatcagatgtattattataaaactACTGAATCCTACCGCCAGATTTATCATTTCCCCACAAAAAATGTACAAGAATTCAGTGAATTTGAAGTCGTTGtggcatttcaaaataagaggttttaaataaatgtttttacgcacataaatgacattgtttctaaatgtttgaTAAGCTTTATAAAGGATGCTTTAAGGTGTGTCTGTTTCAGGTctaaaaaactgagaaaatgtgaATGTCCAAAAGTTTAtggattttatcattttattctgaagggAATAATGTTTTTTAGGCCCTACTTTTATCAAGAAAGTTTCCCGTCATGTCACAGAGATTTGTAATAATTGTGAGGACTCCAAAGGGATCATTATGAActgcttttatttgtctgttCCTTCTGAAATGTGTCTAAACGTTTGctgattgtttttcaaatttaCTTGAATTACTGTTTAATTGTCTTCCTGTTTAAGTTTGTATCTGTGTTGCAAGAAATcctggaaataaaaatatattttgatgcctGAATCGTGTGGTGAAAATGAAGAGGAACCCTAGATCTGATTAAGTTCTCAAGGCACATCGGGCCGGTCGTTACGCAATTTcacaaagtaaaaatatataaacacagacaggaaacacacacatcagaaaaaagtgtgtgtgtgcagaattAGTGGAAAAAGACTAAGAACATTTGCCAAATTTAgcttttatgctactttattatttgtattctacTTCAATCATTTGATAACTGATTCGGATTATTAATACAACATATCAATAatctaattaataaatgatgaaaccaccgtatatatatttatacacacacataaaggcaAGTTCATCtgatacttcttccaccactgtgaTACATTTCTTAAACTTGCACACTTCCTTCAATCCGGGACAGAGGATCAGGAACACAtggtgaaaacatttttgggatttgactaaaagtaaaacaaaaactaaataaaaatcccctgtttttttatcctgaaaatcTCAGACATGTTCAAGATACACAACCCTGAGTCTTTTTTACTGTTGGTCACATCCCAATTTTCTTACTCATGTGGCCCCAGTCCTTTTTCAAGACACTGAACGCGCCCTTCGTTTTTTCCGAGCACCGAGCGAGGCTCCTGAACGCCCCTCGGGAGGAGGAGGcggatgttgttgttttagctTCGCGGTGGAGGAGAAACATGCAGTAGCTTCTCACCCATCTGGATGTTTTAAAGGTAGACAACAGTCATATAtcatatgttttaatgtataaaagacagtCGTGACTTATCTGAACCACCTCACGCTTTTATAGTTTAGTAAATCATTGATTTCCTACAGAAACTTTGGTGGACGCTGCTTAGCGTGTTgctgctagcatgctaacctaCTAGCTAACTGTAGCTCTTActttacagttacatttaatTCTGTTAGAAGTCATACTTTTTATGTGTGCTTATCTTATTTGGTTGCTTTTATATCCATATATAATTACCCATAAACGTAATCGAGCAGCTAGCCACAGCTATGCTAACAACAAACAATGATTCAATCATCTGCTAGGTGACCAAGTTAGTCCAAGGCTAGTTTTGAACTCTAAGCTGTAAATAAAGTGTTGTTTGTGCAGCTAATTAACTGTGCATGCTCTATACTACCAGCTATAATTCATACCGTTACTCCAGATGCTTAATTGTAATGTGACTTGTTGATAAACTCATGTATCAAGTTAGCCAAGAAGCTAATTTAATTCATGACCTCTGCTGTTAAACTGCTTTGTGCAGACGGgtttttactgtttatattttgcTACTTGGCCTTGAAGGAGATTTCTCAACTCTAATCTTCAAAGACAACTTGTCCTTTTCATTGTATGTAGTATGTTTGCAGAGGAAAGCCCTGTGGTGGTTCCCTCATTTATCCCACATCAAACATCTCCTCTGTCCCCTTAGTGTTTGCCTACAGTTTTACTGCTTCAGTATCTGTTATCAGATTCATGTGAGGTCTTTCTCTGTCCTGTCTGCAGCCCTGCAGATTATCAGTGACTGAGAGGTTATGTGACCCATTCAATCATTTACTTGTTGACCAACTTAGTCCAAAGCTAGTTTTTTTACTCTAAACAGTAAAGAAAGCGTTGATGTTACAGCTTATTGACTTTGGATGATTTAAACCATCAGCTATAATTCTTATCGTAACtctgaatgctgaactgtaAGGTGACTTGTTGTTACCCATGCACCAACAAGCTTATAACCACTGCTCTGTACTAGCTTAGATAGCCTCCAGCTGCACAACCTTAACTTCAGAGGCAGTTTCTCCTTTTCCGTACATGCATGATGTTTGCAGAGGAAAGCCCTGTGGTGGTTTTCTGAAATACTCATCAAACATGttcctttgtctttgtgtgtttgcctACAGTTATACGATCACTGCTTCAGTACCTATATGAGATTCATTTGATGTCTTCCCCGTCCTGTCTGCAGCCCTGTAGATACTCAGCGGCTGAGAGGGAATATGACCCATGCATCATGCAGCTTACATTATTAATAGCTGCCCTCTGCTGCTCTTCCTGGGATAGGGAAATGGTGATGGGGTGTTGTTACTGCTATTAGTCCTTATAGACCTTATTCTAGTTTGATTTATGAgtcatttattgttgttaaagTAGGACAGTTGTGCATTGACTGATGGAAAAAGTATAAGACGGAAGCCTCGTTTGGTTTTTACTTTTCTGAAGAGTTATGATTTGGCCCGGTTAGCTTTCTTAAagtcaaagagacacaaaacccCGACTTACTCTTATTTACCAAATGGAGGCCAAGCTAAATGTCACAAAAATGCATACAACCAAACTTTACATCTGCATTTATCATGATACAGTATCAGAGATGCATGTAACCCCAACTGTGCTCATACAAACTAAATAATGAGGAATAAATAATTATACTTTAATGAAATACAGATCCAGTCAGAGTCAAACGCTGTATATAAGTCTTGTTCTTTTCAGTCCCAAAATATTCAGTtatatggaaataaaatatagaaaagcaACAAAGCTCCATATTTGTGATGAATAAGAAAGTTGGCagtgattgttgttgtttatctcaTCGATTAGTCATTGCTAATCTACAGGGACACTTCTCTTGTTCTGATTCTCTATTTTCAAATCCTCTTACAGATACATCAGTTACTGTTTTGTCAGATTATTTAATCTGTACAGCTGACTCCATAGTCAGCTGTACATTATCTATACACTGTATAGatatataatgtaaataaaacaccatTTCATAAATACCCATTCACATAGAATTAAATTCCTCTGGTCCCCACATGACCAGGATCCTCCTGAGAGGGCAGTGTCGCTGCAGAAACCTCCCAGCCTCTGCGCTGCGTCCCCCAGCCTCTGACCCGTCAGTTTCCCACCCTGTGTGAGAGCGTCCAACATGTCCAGACTTAGCCCCCGTGCTGCCTCAGCAGGCTGTTATTAGCCCCCCGGTGCTCAGGGCGAACTCTGCTGACATTCGGGCGCTGGTTCCGAGGCATGTTGTCGAATATTTAGGAGTGGTTGTTTAGAGAGAGTGATCTTTGAGTTCCCTCTGTGTCATTGGTCTGACCAGAACTCacagaattatttttaatggTGACAATATCCAAGTCAGGTTGAACCACATTCACCCCACgtgtaatatatttataataaataagaaatgtgttgCTCTGCCCGTCTGTCAGCTGGTATTACATCAAATCCTCTCTCTTGACAGTAATGGGCTGATTTCTACTCGTGTTCAAGATGGCgagagacaggaagtgcatCCTCTGTGAAACGGTCCACGCCTCCAAGCAGGTAAACctttaatatacaatataaataaaactgtatgaTTTTAATTCAGACATCAGGAGCTCAGGCTGCATCAACACAGGTGTTACACGAGGTCACAGAATTAATATAAAGGGTTTTAAAGATAATCTGCAATACTGTTTTCACATTTAGTTGggatttgtttaattaaatgttcttttatgaAGGTTTAATATTCAATTCCTTTTGCACTTGTCAATTGATGTCCAAAGTACAtctatttatctttatttttcaccaaaaagtatttattcaaagtgtgttttttgccTAAAAAGAAGGAGAATATTCCATGAAAACATCCTTCAGTTGGTCTGGGAAGTCAAAAATCACCAAACTACATATTTATTCCTCCTCTTGTGGATCAAGCAGACATGCAGGATATTGAAGAGTCTagatttctgacattttttatttgtgtctgcaggagaTGGATGAGCACATGAGGAGTATGCTGCACCACCGAGAGCTGGAGAAGCTCAAAGGAAGGTGAGTTAAAATATGCACATCATGACTCAAATTTCACCCATATTTCTGCAGAAATCAGTGTTTTAGAAACGGTTTAACCCCAGTTTTACCATCAAATGAATTGCAGAGGGTTTGACTTTGCTTCCAGAGTTCTCCTGAACGTATTCGGGTCACGAGGCGAGGTGTCCCTCTCAGTTATCGTCCTGCTGGATTTATGGGCAGCTGTCTCGCTTGTGGCAAATATATTTAGACACAATCTCTCCGGAACAACGGGCACGACCGCGAGGAGGCAACTGGCTATCTCGTGACGGCCGTGGAGATTAGTGAAGTATGCAGCCTGTtgctgcgggggggggggcactgatTAAAGGCTGAGGCGTTGCTAAGCTACTGCCGTTTCATATAAACATTGGCATGTAAAGATGGCACCTTTTTGAGGGTCGTTCATTTGCACCGTGCAATCTTGGTCCATCGTATTCACGGAGAGGATATTAAAGAGGTCATATTTATGCCTTTGgagcttttccttttcctgcttGGATTTTAGGGACAACTCCCCCCTCCAAAAACACATATCCTGTTAaattcatacaaaaaataaagtggAAAATCTAATATTTGCCACTTTATCGAGCCGTTACACCCATTAAATGCTGATTGTCTTCAGTTTTTTCAGGATTCAGGATCATCGTTTCTCTCCTGATTGTTTACTAATTTAACCGAGTAATGATTTGGTGAAAATATGCCCATCCCAGCGTGTCATAGGAGAAGTTGAAGGCTTTAAATGTCATAATTTGTCAGTCCTTAACCCAAAAGATATTCGCTTTATTACTCGTTAAAATAGAGGAAACTACGGAGCATTTACTGAAGTTTCTGCatgaaaaagtgtttcaaaTTATCGATGAAAATCCATTATCATTGCTGCTTTAAACGATGAGCAGCACGAACCAGAAAAGATCAAGGAATATAGTTTTACTCGAGAGGATGTTCTTTAGCTGCAGCTCTATGTAAGGTCTACAAATTGTAATTCCATCATCTCTAAATCCGGTTGCATTTCTCCCATCACTGCAGCTGAGAAATAACTACTCAACTCAATATCAGCAACGCTATCTGAGCGAGCAAGAGGGTGCCAACTGCACCAGAGGTCAGAGAGGTGGCAGCTCGCCATGACAcagatttgaaaaagaaaacctctcGCAGAATCACAGGATGACATACTTGGGAGAGGTTTTTCTGAAGCGAGCAGCTGCACCAGGCTCCGGTTTCAGTTTCAGAGGCTTAGGGATTGGGGGTTAATAACACATGCTGCTCtgggaggcagggagggggcGGATCCGGAGGTCAAATACAGACATTTCCTTGTGCGGAGCCTCAGAGCGCAGCGGACACCATCATGAAGCAGCAGTAGGCTGAGGGTGCTGagcctcccctcctctcctgcccTCGCTCCCGCCACCTGTGGCCCtctgaagacagaaagaaacaccCAAGATCAGGATGATTCAGATTCATATTGTGAACAAAATTACTAAGTTAGCGACCTCCTGATCTGAGACGAATAGAGAATTTGGATTTAAAGGATTGTTGAGTATTCTCCTCTCctgattttatatttaagtaacgGAAAGTAGAGCACCGTGCTCTGCAGGAACTAAaaccagatttaaaaaatgcccGAAGGAACGATTGACCGGCCGCTCTcaccttccctccctcccagGGACTGCGGACACGAGTGCCGGGTGTGTAAGGTGACGGTGGCGAGCCTGACGGATTACGCCGGACACATCTCCAGTCCCAAACACAAGCAGAACGTGGACGCCGAGCTGAAGCATGCTGGGAAAGGCCGCGACGAGGTGTACTTTGACCGGGCGTTCGTGGACCTGATCGAGAAGAGGAACGAACAGATCAGGTGAGAGAGAGTCGGGATTTAAAACACACTGGAGGTAATAGcagtgttccctctcctgtagtgtgtttgagtgcatgtaaatggtctgcagaggctgaaatcccCTTGAttccctccattggactcctcaGTTTACctccggaacatagtgacatcactgtctAACACgcacgctcctattggctagcgttccaacacat encodes:
- the pacc1 gene encoding proton-activated chloride channel codes for the protein MLRKDRSRSYEELNDDDDEAQKQSAGFFDDAIEELDREEPNDGSAEEDVRESSPSMRFSKSCLKNFFMVLLIFIYLLLTGVAFFLAYQTISDFLEKLNHPVMSVTYNEVDSFPPPGIALYPGRAELLSCRHHYHDYIPPLVDPGTHQEGDCMIQDVTYDGPFSNQTQRKAVVVRGPSDVRKKELIFMQFSLNETEEDFSAITYMLFSKFSDLTESENKSDFMRECERNYSMWTFSGGFRTWVKMSLVRTSGKSNEAVAFRQESAVVKFNDRRPDSEKNNQLFFAVFEWRDAFMQDIRLLVTANPWNSVAILCGVFMALFKAANFAKLTIQWIIKMRKRHLRKKARELSQIQ